The following proteins are encoded in a genomic region of Pseudomonas saponiphila:
- a CDS encoding TerB family tellurite resistance protein, translating to MWWPGTLIGAGAGFAIASIPGAMLGALLGQALDRRLQLHSWAHVRERLGGPSALRNDELLFVLLGRLAKSDGRVVDGHIQQARQEMRSLDMNEAAQRRAIAAFNRGKSGNDRLHGYLRRLRAQPHAAEGVLRACWRMVWADGRVGPAERELIQLWGKWLGWTSEQIQALAQDYGPARRSLVEAPLSYQEALRLLGVAATSEPSQIKRAYRRLLSRHHPDKIAGSGASTEQIREATEKTRELHSAYALIRQRRDFR from the coding sequence ATGTGGTGGCCAGGGACTCTGATCGGAGCCGGAGCGGGTTTTGCAATTGCCAGCATTCCGGGGGCCATGCTTGGGGCATTGTTGGGGCAGGCGCTGGACCGGCGCCTGCAACTGCACAGCTGGGCACATGTGCGTGAGCGCCTGGGTGGACCCTCTGCGCTGCGCAACGATGAACTGTTGTTCGTACTGCTGGGGCGCCTGGCGAAAAGCGACGGTCGGGTGGTGGATGGGCACATTCAGCAAGCCCGCCAGGAAATGCGCTCGCTGGACATGAATGAAGCCGCACAGCGCAGGGCCATAGCGGCTTTCAACCGGGGCAAGTCGGGCAATGACCGTCTGCACGGTTACCTGCGGCGCCTCAGAGCCCAGCCTCACGCCGCGGAAGGGGTGTTGCGCGCCTGCTGGCGCATGGTCTGGGCCGATGGCCGGGTAGGGCCGGCGGAGCGAGAGCTGATCCAGCTCTGGGGCAAGTGGCTGGGCTGGACGTCGGAGCAGATCCAGGCCCTGGCACAGGATTATGGTCCGGCAAGACGCTCGCTGGTCGAAGCGCCGCTGAGCTATCAGGAGGCACTACGGCTGCTGGGGGTCGCCGCCACCAGCGAGCCATCGCAGATCAAGCGCGCCTATCGACGACTGCTCAGCCGTCATCACCCGGACAAGATCGCCGGCAGTGGCGCCAGTACGGAGCAAATACGCGAGGCCACGGAAAAGACTCGGGAACTGCACAGCGCCTATGCCCTGATCCGCCAGCGCCGGGATTTTCGCTGA
- a CDS encoding PAS domain-containing sensor histidine kinase — protein MMLFRCLLLIGCVGLPLIGWAAPTPLGPVAALSQEQRQWLEQHPELRVGLVLQAPFAQYDRRLQRLSGANVELMQALAQALKIELSWRNFPDQAQLERALRDGEVDMAPGLTQTPAGLRLWLFSDPYMRVPQLVVGERKGAGAVELEKLDSQARVAVRMPSAVADYLRQTYPNLNLQGVPLERQALQLLLSQQARYAVVDEAQLSRLSAEAEFAGLAVVGDIGLPQLLRVATRRDWPELASIVERALHAIPAKDLEQLHSRWLQPKYPRLGQSPGVWQNLSLLLVILLLASLAIVFWQRRQQRGLELRLLAAREDIALRAASEEALRLTQFSIDQSTVGILWVNWDSHVRYANRAAEEMLGYPAGGVIDRPLIDFEPNLHMDRWLNLWKRARASEEGAQSFETECVRADGSILPADVSLSFLRFRDSEYLVVYLNDVTERRRALAALRESEARLQGIAANVPGLVFRLERAPVTGQIDFAYISEGSETLVGYPPAVLAHRDTGLRSLVHPDDKASYHQTQDQALDTDSDWSWQGRILTRQGQQRWAEIKAITRRLDDGAFVWDGIVWDISESKRIELELASSREQLRELSAHLESVREEEKARIAREVHDELGQMLTVLKLETSMCELAYAQLDPGLHERLNSMKRLIAQLFQLVRDVATALRPPILDAGIASAIEWQARRFEARTQIPCLVQVPDNLPRLSDAKAIGLFRILQEALTNVMRHAQAHTVELSLTLEGAELCMSISDDGLGFDTASARPTSFGLVGMRERVLIMGGSLVLQSVQGEGTTLSVRVPLDPEQ, from the coding sequence ATGATGCTTTTTCGCTGCCTTTTGCTTATCGGCTGTGTCGGCCTTCCCTTGATAGGCTGGGCGGCGCCGACGCCCCTTGGGCCCGTGGCGGCCTTGAGCCAGGAGCAGCGGCAATGGCTTGAGCAGCACCCGGAGTTGCGAGTGGGCCTGGTGCTGCAGGCGCCCTTCGCTCAGTACGACCGGCGCCTGCAGCGTTTGTCCGGCGCCAACGTCGAACTGATGCAGGCGTTGGCCCAGGCGCTGAAGATCGAGCTCAGCTGGCGCAACTTCCCCGATCAGGCACAGCTGGAAAGAGCCTTGCGCGACGGCGAAGTAGACATGGCTCCGGGCCTGACCCAGACACCTGCCGGCCTGCGCCTGTGGCTGTTCAGCGACCCTTACATGCGCGTGCCGCAACTGGTGGTGGGGGAGCGCAAGGGGGCGGGCGCGGTAGAGCTGGAAAAGCTCGACAGCCAGGCCCGGGTAGCGGTGCGGATGCCCAGTGCGGTGGCCGACTATCTGCGTCAGACCTACCCCAACCTGAATCTGCAAGGGGTGCCCCTGGAGCGTCAGGCCCTGCAGTTGCTGCTGAGCCAGCAGGCCCGCTATGCGGTGGTGGACGAGGCCCAGCTCAGTCGCTTGTCGGCGGAGGCGGAGTTCGCCGGGCTGGCGGTGGTGGGCGACATTGGCCTGCCGCAACTGTTGCGGGTGGCGACCCGGCGCGACTGGCCGGAGCTGGCCAGCATCGTCGAAAGAGCCTTGCATGCGATCCCGGCCAAGGATCTGGAGCAACTCCACAGCCGCTGGCTGCAGCCCAAGTACCCGCGGCTGGGACAGTCCCCCGGCGTCTGGCAGAACCTCAGCCTGTTGCTGGTGATCCTGTTGCTGGCCAGCCTGGCGATCGTCTTCTGGCAGCGCCGCCAGCAACGCGGGCTGGAGCTGCGACTGTTGGCGGCTCGTGAAGACATCGCCCTGCGCGCTGCCAGCGAAGAGGCCCTGCGCCTGACGCAGTTTTCCATCGACCAGAGCACCGTGGGCATTCTCTGGGTCAACTGGGACAGCCATGTACGCTACGCCAACCGCGCGGCCGAGGAGATGCTCGGTTATCCGGCGGGCGGGGTGATCGACCGGCCGTTGATCGATTTCGAACCCAACCTGCACATGGACCGCTGGCTCAACCTGTGGAAACGCGCCCGGGCCAGCGAAGAGGGCGCGCAAAGCTTCGAGACGGAGTGTGTGCGCGCTGATGGCAGTATCCTGCCGGCGGACGTGTCATTGAGTTTCCTGCGCTTTCGCGACAGCGAGTACCTGGTGGTCTATCTCAATGACGTCACCGAGCGCCGGCGGGCCCTGGCGGCCCTGCGTGAAAGCGAAGCGCGCCTGCAGGGCATCGCCGCCAACGTTCCGGGGCTGGTGTTTCGCCTGGAGCGGGCGCCGGTCACCGGACAGATCGACTTTGCCTACATCAGCGAGGGCAGCGAGACCCTGGTGGGCTACCCACCGGCGGTCCTGGCCCACCGGGACACCGGCCTGCGCAGCCTGGTGCACCCGGACGATAAGGCCAGCTATCACCAGACCCAGGATCAGGCCCTGGATACCGACAGTGACTGGTCCTGGCAGGGTCGCATCCTGACCCGTCAGGGCCAGCAGCGCTGGGCCGAGATCAAGGCCATTACCCGGCGCCTGGATGATGGCGCCTTCGTTTGGGATGGCATTGTCTGGGACATCAGCGAAAGCAAGCGCATCGAGCTGGAGCTGGCCAGCTCTCGGGAGCAATTGCGCGAGCTGTCGGCGCACCTGGAGAGCGTGCGCGAGGAGGAAAAGGCCCGCATTGCCCGGGAAGTCCATGACGAGCTGGGACAGATGCTCACCGTGCTCAAGCTGGAAACGTCTATGTGCGAGCTGGCCTATGCCCAGCTTGACCCGGGCCTGCATGAGCGCCTCAACAGCATGAAACGCCTGATTGCCCAACTGTTCCAGCTGGTGCGCGACGTGGCCACCGCCCTGCGGCCGCCGATCCTCGATGCGGGCATCGCCTCGGCCATCGAATGGCAGGCCCGGCGTTTCGAGGCGCGGACCCAGATTCCCTGCCTGGTGCAGGTCCCGGACAACCTGCCGCGTTTGAGCGACGCCAAGGCCATCGGCCTGTTCCGCATCCTCCAGGAGGCCCTGACCAATGTCATGCGGCATGCCCAGGCGCATACTGTGGAGCTGTCCCTGACCCTGGAAGGCGCCGAACTGTGCATGAGCATCAGTGATGACGGTCTGGGTTTCGACACCGCTTCAGCGCGTCCGACCTCCTTTGGCCTGGTGGGCATGCGCGAGCGGGTGCTGATCATGGGCGGCAGCCTGGTGCTGCAAAGCGTGCAGGGCGAAGGCACCACCTTGAGCGTCCGGGTGCCCCTGGATCCAGAACAATAA
- a CDS encoding response regulator gives MIRVLVAEDHTIVREGIKQLIGLAKDLTVVGEASNGEQLLETLRQVSCEVVLLDISMPGVNGLEAIPRIRALHNPPAILVLSMHDEAQMAARALKIGAAGYATKDSDPSLLLTAIRKVASGGRYIDPDLADRMVFEVGLTDARPLHSLLSEREFSVFERLAQGANVNDIAQQLALSSKTISTHKARLMQKLNVTSLAELVKYAMEHKLL, from the coding sequence GTGATCCGTGTACTGGTAGCCGAAGACCACACCATTGTCCGTGAGGGCATCAAGCAACTGATCGGCTTGGCCAAGGATCTCACTGTGGTGGGGGAGGCGAGCAACGGTGAGCAACTGCTGGAAACCCTGCGCCAGGTGAGTTGCGAAGTGGTGCTGCTGGACATCTCCATGCCCGGGGTGAACGGGCTGGAGGCGATTCCGCGGATTCGCGCGCTGCACAATCCGCCGGCGATTCTGGTGCTGTCGATGCATGATGAGGCGCAGATGGCCGCCCGGGCGTTGAAGATCGGCGCTGCCGGCTACGCCACCAAGGACAGCGACCCGTCGCTGCTGCTGACCGCGATCCGCAAGGTGGCCTCGGGCGGGCGCTACATCGATCCGGATCTGGCGGACCGCATGGTCTTCGAAGTCGGCCTGACTGACGCCCGACCCTTGCATTCACTGCTGTCCGAGCGCGAATTCTCGGTCTTCGAACGCCTGGCCCAAGGGGCCAACGTCAACGACATCGCCCAGCAACTGGCGCTGAGCAGCAAGACCATCAGTACCCACAAGGCGCGGCTGATGCAGAAACTCAACGTCACATCCCTGGCCGAGCTGGTGAAGTACGCCATGGAGCACAAGTTGCTCTGA
- a CDS encoding alpha/beta hydrolase family protein, whose translation MPLVHRSALPALCLSLILPWTFSVQAADPAAQTKAPEEQPAQRQPLPERSQEDASALARQLPAQEQQQLQAGGDTFLALWKPANASDPKGVVIILPGAGETADWPQAVAPLRNKLPDTDWGSLSLSLPDMLSEAAQPRVVEAAPAPTDKSNTAKDASAEAKPIEQVAGGETDVADRVVAESTEEQVKADAERIFTRIDAALAFAEQQNARSIVLLGHGTGAYWAARYLSEKQPSQVQKLVMVAAQAPANGKPQLAELTPTLKLATADFFYADKSAAQKAALKRLQASKRLKHSNFSQIPLKAVPGNAAAQQEQLFRRVRGWLNPQQTDN comes from the coding sequence ATGCCCCTTGTCCACCGCTCGGCACTGCCTGCATTGTGCCTGTCGCTGATCCTGCCCTGGACCTTTTCTGTGCAAGCCGCCGATCCGGCTGCGCAAACCAAGGCCCCCGAGGAACAACCGGCGCAACGCCAACCCCTGCCCGAGCGCAGCCAGGAAGACGCCAGTGCCCTGGCACGTCAGTTGCCGGCCCAGGAGCAACAGCAACTGCAAGCCGGCGGCGACACCTTCCTGGCCCTGTGGAAGCCGGCCAACGCCAGCGACCCCAAGGGTGTGGTGATTATCCTCCCCGGCGCCGGTGAGACTGCTGACTGGCCGCAAGCCGTGGCGCCACTGCGCAACAAATTGCCGGACACCGACTGGGGCAGCCTGAGCCTGAGCCTGCCGGACATGCTCAGCGAAGCCGCCCAGCCGCGGGTGGTCGAGGCGGCTCCAGCGCCTACCGACAAGAGCAACACCGCCAAGGACGCCAGCGCTGAAGCCAAGCCCATCGAACAGGTGGCCGGCGGCGAAACCGACGTGGCCGACCGTGTCGTCGCGGAAAGTACCGAGGAACAGGTCAAGGCCGATGCCGAGCGGATCTTTACCCGGATCGACGCGGCCCTGGCCTTCGCCGAACAACAGAATGCGCGCAGCATCGTGTTACTGGGCCACGGCACGGGCGCCTACTGGGCCGCCCGCTACCTGAGCGAGAAGCAGCCCTCGCAAGTGCAAAAACTGGTGATGGTAGCCGCTCAAGCGCCAGCCAACGGCAAACCCCAACTGGCGGAACTGACGCCGACCCTGAAACTAGCCACCGCGGACTTTTTCTACGCCGACAAGAGCGCCGCACAGAAAGCCGCCCTTAAGCGACTGCAGGCCAGCAAGCGCCTGAAGCACTCGAACTTCAGCCAGATCCCTCTCAAGGCCGTGCCCGGCAACGCCGCCGCCCAGCAAGAGCAACTGTTCCGCCGGGTACGCGGCTGGCTGAACCCACAACAGACCGACAACTGA
- the murU gene encoding N-acetylmuramate alpha-1-phosphate uridylyltransferase MurU, which yields MKAMILAAGKGERMRPLTLTTPKPLLPVAGVPLIEYHLRALAQAGFRDIVINHAWLGQQIEDALGDGQRWGLNIRYSAEGEPLETAGGIFQALPLLGDQPFLVVNGDIWTDYDFAALRRPLAGLAHLVMVDNPAHHPSGGDFCLEGGRLHDARPGVAALTFSGISVLHPDLFQGCVAGPSKLAPLLREAMARDQVSGEHMQGQWIDVGTIERLAQVERLLQASR from the coding sequence ATGAAGGCGATGATTCTGGCGGCCGGCAAGGGCGAGCGCATGCGCCCCCTGACCCTGACCACCCCCAAGCCACTGTTGCCGGTGGCCGGTGTTCCCCTGATCGAATACCACCTGCGAGCCCTGGCCCAGGCGGGCTTTCGCGACATCGTCATCAACCACGCCTGGCTCGGCCAGCAGATCGAGGATGCTCTGGGCGATGGCCAGCGCTGGGGCTTGAACATCCGCTACTCGGCTGAAGGCGAGCCGCTGGAAACCGCCGGCGGAATCTTCCAGGCCCTGCCATTGCTGGGGGACCAACCGTTCCTGGTGGTCAATGGCGATATCTGGACCGATTACGACTTCGCCGCATTGCGCCGCCCCCTGGCCGGGCTTGCCCACCTGGTCATGGTGGACAACCCGGCACATCACCCCAGCGGTGGTGATTTCTGCCTGGAGGGCGGGAGGTTGCACGACGCTCGCCCTGGCGTGGCGGCTCTGACCTTCAGCGGCATCTCGGTCCTGCATCCCGACTTGTTCCAAGGCTGCGTGGCCGGTCCTTCCAAGCTCGCTCCATTGCTGCGCGAAGCCATGGCCCGGGACCAGGTCAGCGGCGAGCACATGCAGGGACAGTGGATCGACGTGGGCACGATCGAGCGCCTGGCGCAGGTCGAGCGCCTGCTGCAAGCGAGTCGCTGA